In the Pseudomonas orientalis genome, one interval contains:
- a CDS encoding methyl-accepting chemotaxis protein, translated as MVNSDEQANRTNSVAAAINQLGAAAQEIARNAAQASSQASDARHLAEDGQQVVERNIKAMTQLSSMISASSSNIEALNSKTVNIGQILEVITSISQQTNLLALNAAIEAARAGEAGRGFAVVADEVRNLAHRTQESAQQVQKMIEELQVGARDSVSTMSESQRHSQDSVEIANLAGERLNSVTQRIGEIDGMNQSVATATEEQTSVVESINMDITEINTLNQEGVENLQSTLRACTDLEQQASRLKQLVGSFRI; from the coding sequence ATGGTCAATTCAGACGAACAGGCCAACCGTACCAACAGCGTCGCCGCTGCGATCAATCAACTGGGCGCTGCCGCTCAGGAAATTGCGCGTAACGCGGCGCAGGCCTCCAGCCAGGCCAGTGATGCGCGGCATCTGGCTGAAGACGGCCAGCAAGTGGTAGAGCGCAATATCAAGGCCATGACCCAGCTGTCGAGCATGATCAGCGCTTCCAGCAGCAATATCGAGGCGCTGAACAGCAAGACGGTGAATATCGGCCAGATCCTTGAAGTGATCACCAGTATTTCCCAGCAAACCAACTTGCTCGCGCTCAACGCCGCCATCGAGGCTGCACGTGCCGGTGAAGCCGGCCGCGGCTTTGCGGTGGTGGCCGATGAAGTGCGCAACCTGGCGCATCGCACCCAGGAATCGGCACAACAGGTGCAGAAAATGATCGAGGAACTGCAAGTCGGCGCCCGGGACTCGGTGAGCACCATGAGTGAAAGCCAGCGCCACAGCCAGGACAGCGTGGAAATCGCCAACCTGGCCGGCGAGCGCTTGAACAGCGTGACCCAGCGCATTGGCGAGATCGACGGCATGAACCAGTCCGTGGCCACCGCCACCGAAGAGCAGACCTCGGTGGTGGAGTCGATCAATATGGACATCACTGAAATCAACACCCTCAACCAGGAAGGCGTGGAAAACCTGCAATCGACGCTGCGCGCCTGCACGGACCTGGAGCAACAGGCGTCGCGCCTGAAGCAATTGGTGGGCAGCTTCCGCATCTGA
- a CDS encoding glycosyltransferase family 4 protein → MFIVHIADITMFYAPASGGVRTYLDAKHRRLALKRGIRHSLLVPGAHLSERDGIFEVPAPPLPFGKGYRFPLRLAPWRNVLHDLQPDLIEVGDPYLTAWAALDARRQLDVPVIGFYHSDLPLLVRNRMGAWFTPNVEAYVSKLYGNFDRVLAPSQVMADKLIGLGVKNVFVQPLGVDLHTFNPAVRDPGLRAELGIAEDTRLLIFAGRGSKEKNLPVLLNCMKRLGEGYHLLLVGSGMPANVPDNVTVVDGFRPADHVARLMASADALLHGGDQETFGLVILEAMACGIPVVAVAAGAFTEIVDERCGLLCAPNNPKAMADAVRELFGADSRRLGEQARRHVEQHYAWDAVVDSLLGHYHAVLGTQKPMLAHG, encoded by the coding sequence ATGTTCATCGTGCATATCGCTGACATAACCATGTTCTACGCCCCGGCCAGCGGCGGCGTACGCACGTACCTGGACGCCAAGCACCGGCGCCTGGCGCTTAAGCGCGGCATTCGTCACAGTCTGCTGGTGCCGGGCGCCCACTTGAGCGAGCGGGACGGTATTTTCGAGGTGCCGGCGCCGCCGCTGCCCTTCGGCAAAGGCTACCGCTTCCCCCTGCGCCTGGCGCCATGGCGAAATGTCCTGCACGATTTGCAGCCCGATCTGATTGAGGTCGGCGATCCCTACCTGACCGCCTGGGCCGCCCTGGACGCGCGGCGCCAGCTGGATGTGCCCGTCATCGGCTTTTATCACTCCGATCTCCCCCTGCTGGTGCGTAACCGCATGGGCGCCTGGTTTACCCCCAACGTCGAAGCATATGTCAGCAAACTCTATGGGAATTTTGACCGGGTACTGGCCCCCAGCCAGGTGATGGCAGACAAACTCATTGGGCTTGGAGTGAAAAACGTTTTCGTACAACCTCTGGGCGTCGACCTGCACACCTTCAACCCCGCCGTACGCGATCCTGGCCTGCGCGCCGAACTGGGAATCGCTGAAGACACCCGGCTGCTGATTTTCGCCGGGCGTGGCTCCAAGGAAAAAAACCTGCCGGTGCTGCTCAACTGCATGAAGCGCCTGGGCGAGGGCTATCACTTGTTGCTGGTAGGCTCCGGCATGCCGGCCAATGTGCCGGACAATGTCACCGTAGTCGATGGCTTCCGCCCGGCCGATCACGTTGCCCGCTTGATGGCCAGCGCCGATGCGTTGCTGCATGGCGGCGACCAGGAAACTTTCGGCCTGGTCATTCTGGAGGCCATGGCCTGTGGCATTCCGGTGGTTGCGGTGGCGGCGGGTGCCTTCACCGAGATTGTCGACGAACGCTGTGGCCTGCTCTGCGCGCCCAACAACCCCAAGGCGATGGCCGATGCGGTACGCGAACTGTTTGGCGCCGACAGTCGTCGTCTCGGGGAACAGGCCCGGCGCCATGTCGAACAGCATTATGCGTGGGATGCGGTGGTGGACAGCCTGCTGGGGCATTACCACGCCGTGCTGGGCACGCAAAAACCGATGCTCGCCCATGGTTGA
- a CDS encoding DUF2334 domain-containing protein produces the protein MVERSVMLVLHDVAPNTWPDYRPFVEAVDALGSVPITWLVVPDFHHHHALDAHADFRRLLDHRVAKGDELTLHGYYHCDDQPRPRTPRDWFMRRIYTHEGEFYQLSEAEALQRLTAGIEVFQRNDWPLQGFVAPAWLMSQGTRLALRQLPLRYTSDPQHLYRLPDFTPVHAPGLVWSARTAWRRGLSKVLSDRREQRWQSAPVIRLGLHPVDMRHGFSRRYWLQTLERLLDDGRTPQTKSVWLSTLPCAG, from the coding sequence ATGGTTGAACGCTCAGTCATGCTGGTGCTGCACGATGTGGCGCCGAATACCTGGCCCGATTATCGACCCTTTGTCGAGGCGGTCGATGCCCTCGGCAGTGTTCCTATCACCTGGCTGGTCGTCCCCGACTTTCATCACCACCACGCCCTGGACGCTCATGCCGACTTCCGGCGCCTGCTCGACCATCGCGTGGCAAAGGGCGATGAACTCACCTTGCACGGCTATTACCACTGCGACGATCAACCCCGGCCACGTACGCCACGGGACTGGTTCATGCGACGCATCTATACCCATGAAGGCGAGTTCTACCAGCTGTCCGAGGCCGAGGCATTGCAGCGCCTGACCGCCGGCATCGAGGTGTTCCAGCGCAATGACTGGCCCCTGCAAGGGTTTGTCGCACCCGCCTGGCTGATGAGCCAGGGCACCCGGTTGGCGTTGCGTCAGTTACCGCTGCGCTACACCAGCGACCCGCAGCATCTGTATCGCCTGCCTGACTTCACGCCCGTCCACGCCCCGGGCCTGGTGTGGAGCGCTCGCACCGCGTGGCGCCGAGGCCTGTCCAAAGTGTTGAGCGATCGACGCGAGCAGCGCTGGCAGTCCGCACCGGTGATCCGACTAGGGTTGCACCCCGTCGATATGCGCCACGGGTTTTCCCGTCGATACTGGCTGCAAACCCTGGAGCGCCTGCTTGATGATGGACGCACGCCACAGACCAAATCCGTGTGGCTGTCGACGCTGCCATGCGCCGGCTGA